The Chryseolinea soli genome contains a region encoding:
- a CDS encoding vanadium-dependent haloperoxidase — MKKLLLLVCTIACLLSCTSHSDYQANVQNPDRLHRSVKKITDIIVHDIFSPPVASRIYAYTSVAAYEAARHQDSTLVSMAGQLNGLEPLPQPEAGKAYCYPLASVQALLLTGRALIFSEDKLDEFHKALLEEYHQSGLPEEVYQRSIDYGAKVSEHILKWASKDNYKQTRSFPKYSIQDSESTWKPTPPAYMDAVEPHWKKIRTFVIDSASQFKGVPPPAFSKDKNSEFYKLAIEVYETGKHLTEEQKEIARFWDCNPFVMNVKGHVMFATKKISPGGHWMNITHLACLKEHTDAPHAAEAYARVALGLADGFIACWDEKYRHLLIRPETYINLYIEETWAPLLQTPPFPEYLSGHSVISSAAATTLTGVFGDNFAFTDSTETEFGLTTRSFKSFREAALEAASSRLYGGIHYRPANEKGVVMGTSVGEFINRRLRTRNTAVASNQ, encoded by the coding sequence ATGAAAAAATTATTACTCCTGGTGTGCACGATAGCATGCCTGCTTTCCTGTACATCGCATAGCGACTATCAAGCCAACGTGCAAAACCCGGACCGTTTGCATCGTTCGGTTAAAAAGATAACGGACATTATTGTTCACGACATTTTCTCGCCACCCGTGGCCAGCCGCATCTACGCCTACACCAGCGTTGCCGCCTATGAAGCGGCGCGCCACCAGGACTCAACACTCGTGTCGATGGCCGGCCAGTTGAATGGATTGGAGCCCTTGCCCCAACCCGAAGCCGGCAAGGCGTATTGTTATCCGCTGGCCTCCGTGCAAGCCCTCCTGCTGACGGGACGGGCGCTTATTTTTTCGGAAGACAAGCTTGACGAGTTTCACAAAGCCCTGCTCGAAGAATATCACCAGTCGGGATTGCCCGAAGAAGTTTACCAGCGCTCGATCGATTATGGTGCGAAAGTATCAGAGCACATTCTCAAATGGGCGTCGAAGGATAACTACAAACAAACCCGTTCGTTCCCGAAATACTCCATCCAGGACAGCGAGTCTACCTGGAAGCCCACACCACCGGCCTACATGGATGCGGTTGAGCCGCATTGGAAAAAGATCCGCACATTCGTGATCGACTCGGCTTCTCAATTCAAAGGTGTGCCACCGCCCGCTTTCTCGAAGGACAAGAACAGCGAGTTCTACAAACTGGCCATAGAAGTATACGAGACCGGCAAACACCTCACGGAAGAACAAAAAGAGATCGCGCGTTTCTGGGACTGCAATCCTTTTGTGATGAATGTGAAAGGCCATGTGATGTTTGCCACAAAAAAAATATCACCCGGTGGACATTGGATGAACATCACGCACCTGGCCTGTTTGAAAGAACATACCGATGCGCCGCACGCCGCCGAAGCTTATGCCCGGGTAGCCCTGGGGCTGGCTGATGGGTTTATCGCCTGTTGGGATGAAAAGTACCGTCACTTGCTGATCCGGCCCGAGACCTATATCAATTTGTATATTGAAGAGACCTGGGCGCCTTTGTTGCAAACACCTCCCTTCCCGGAATACCTGAGTGGTCACAGCGTGATCTCCAGCGCCGCAGCCACCACGTTGACCGGTGTCTTTGGCGACAACTTTGCCTTTACCGACTCTACGGAAACCGAATTTGGTCTGACGACACGCAGCTTCAAATCGTTCCGCGAGGCTGCCCTCGAAGCGGCGAGCAGCCGGTTGTATGGCGGCATTCATTACCGGCCGGCCAACGAAAAAGGAGTGGTCATGGGAACGTCCGTTGGGGAGTTTATCAACCGGCGGTTGAGAACACGTAACACGGCCGTGGCATCAAACCAATGA
- a CDS encoding sulfatase: MNKSLLLLLLPFLTTTVCAQKSAQAKQKNIIFILADDHRYDAMGFMKKNDWAETPNLDRLAREGKHLKNAFVSTALCSPSRASILTGQYAHKHTVVDNTAPEPSDIEYFPQLLQKANYQTAFFGKWHMGNDDDHPRKGFHHWEGLKGQGEYYNPSLNIDGQRIQFKDSTYVADLLTDHAIDWLNKRSKDKPFFVYLSHKGVHAPFQPAKRHNDRYKNKPVPLPPSYALTATDEYKKHNLPEWVKEQRHSWHGVDYMYHGQIDFDTFYRKYFETLLSVDESVGKVMDYLKANGLEENTMVIYMGDNGFSFGEHGLIDKRHAYEESMRVPLLIKYPAFVAAGSSTDAMVQNVDIAPTLLELAGVPIPKVMQGKSFLDVLKGTATQHKDKIFYEYYWEYAFPQTPTMFSIRTEQYKYIHYYGLWTQNELYDLKKDPNEMNNLIADPEYREISKQLSTQLFDWLEATGGMQIPLKRNDVPKFDNKFSKQY, translated from the coding sequence ATGAACAAAAGCCTCCTCCTCCTGTTGTTGCCCTTCCTGACCACGACGGTGTGCGCCCAAAAGTCTGCGCAGGCCAAGCAGAAGAACATCATCTTCATTCTGGCCGACGATCATCGTTACGATGCCATGGGCTTCATGAAAAAAAACGACTGGGCCGAAACGCCCAACCTCGACCGGCTGGCCCGGGAGGGTAAGCATCTAAAAAATGCATTCGTATCGACCGCGCTCTGCTCGCCGAGCCGCGCCTCTATACTGACCGGGCAGTATGCCCACAAACATACGGTGGTCGACAATACAGCACCCGAACCCAGCGACATTGAATACTTCCCGCAATTGCTTCAAAAAGCAAATTATCAAACGGCCTTCTTTGGCAAATGGCACATGGGCAACGACGACGATCACCCCCGCAAAGGCTTTCATCATTGGGAAGGGTTGAAGGGCCAGGGCGAATACTACAATCCCAGCCTGAACATCGACGGACAGCGGATCCAATTCAAAGACTCCACCTATGTGGCCGACCTGCTCACCGATCACGCCATCGACTGGTTGAACAAGCGAAGCAAGGACAAACCCTTTTTTGTTTACTTATCGCACAAAGGCGTACATGCTCCCTTCCAGCCCGCCAAGCGGCACAACGACCGTTATAAAAACAAGCCCGTTCCCCTGCCACCCTCCTACGCGCTCACGGCGACGGATGAATATAAAAAACACAATCTTCCCGAATGGGTAAAGGAGCAACGGCACAGTTGGCATGGGGTGGACTATATGTACCATGGTCAAATCGATTTTGACACGTTCTACAGAAAATATTTCGAAACGTTGCTCAGCGTCGACGAAAGCGTGGGCAAGGTGATGGACTACCTGAAGGCGAACGGCCTGGAAGAAAACACGATGGTGATCTACATGGGCGACAATGGATTCTCCTTTGGCGAACACGGCCTCATCGACAAACGGCATGCCTACGAGGAATCGATGCGTGTGCCCCTGCTGATCAAATATCCTGCCTTCGTTGCGGCAGGCTCGTCCACCGACGCCATGGTTCAGAATGTCGACATCGCTCCCACGTTGTTGGAACTGGCAGGCGTTCCCATCCCCAAGGTTATGCAGGGCAAATCCTTCCTCGATGTGCTGAAAGGGACGGCTACGCAACACAAGGACAAAATTTTCTATGAATACTATTGGGAATATGCCTTTCCACAAACGCCTACAATGTTTTCCATCCGGACCGAACAATACAAATACATCCACTATTATGGATTGTGGACGCAAAATGAGTTGTACGATTTGAAAAAGGACCCGAATGAGATGAACAACCTCATTGCCGACCCCGAGTATCGCGAGATTTCAAAACAATTATCAACACAATTGTTCGACTGGCTCGAAGCTACCGGAGGCATGCAGATACCGTTGAAGCGGAATGATGTGCCGAAGTTTGATAATAAATTTTCAAAGCAGTACTAA
- a CDS encoding outer membrane beta-barrel protein, giving the protein MTRNLLFALLLLSVLSHAQTHRFMFHLGANQVMLPAVDAQSELSLIIPVNTGTGDYKYPVTIRQQFSGKVGFDLGAKADLVVTKRFFITTGLQASFVRYQRSTTLEDFPLAIGFSGVPTGSPMGAVILRPAPSGNNAVTLNGGDGNTSLWYGQIPVMAGTSFLHSKLVVRAGALFSVLAYASENKTRYSLSAPYAAETYKDTDKSAYQTFQAGAAVEATYFIWPWMGIDLRFNHSLTSLYGDQAKPRMSVVSLGLNYCISK; this is encoded by the coding sequence ATGACAAGAAATTTACTGTTTGCCCTTCTTTTACTGTCCGTCCTAAGTCATGCGCAAACCCACCGCTTCATGTTCCACCTGGGAGCCAACCAGGTGATGCTGCCGGCCGTCGACGCGCAAAGCGAATTGTCCCTGATCATCCCCGTGAACACTGGTACCGGCGACTACAAATATCCGGTCACGATACGCCAGCAGTTCTCGGGTAAAGTAGGTTTCGATTTGGGCGCGAAAGCGGACCTTGTTGTGACCAAACGATTTTTTATCACCACCGGTCTGCAAGCCTCATTCGTAAGATATCAGAGGTCAACCACCCTTGAGGATTTTCCTTTGGCGATTGGATTCTCCGGTGTCCCCACGGGCTCTCCCATGGGCGCTGTGATCCTCCGGCCTGCTCCGTCGGGAAACAATGCGGTGACGCTCAACGGGGGGGATGGTAACACCTCCTTGTGGTATGGACAAATTCCCGTGATGGCGGGCACATCCTTTCTTCATTCCAAATTGGTGGTGCGAGCCGGGGCTCTGTTTTCTGTTCTGGCCTATGCCTCCGAAAATAAAACCCGCTACAGCCTGAGCGCGCCCTACGCTGCCGAGACATACAAAGACACGGATAAAAGTGCGTATCAAACCTTTCAAGCTGGCGCGGCCGTGGAGGCTACCTATTTTATATGGCCTTGGATGGGCATTGATCTACGCTTTAACCATTCGCTCACATCGCTTTATGGCGATCAAGCGAAACCACGAATGTCCGTGGTTTCGCTTGGATTGAATTATTGCATCAGCAAATAA
- a CDS encoding VOC family protein: MKSIDIISVPVSDQQIAKKFYLTFGFTIVVEAPFGNQQWIQMGLPGGGTTITLVNWFPEMPTGSLRGFVIGTDDIEKEKTRLESLGIAVEEIEKTPWGRFAGVKDPDGNRWSLHQS; the protein is encoded by the coding sequence ATGAAAAGTATCGACATCATTTCCGTTCCGGTATCCGATCAACAGATCGCCAAGAAATTCTATCTCACCTTCGGATTCACCATCGTGGTCGAAGCACCCTTTGGCAACCAGCAGTGGATCCAAATGGGTCTCCCGGGTGGCGGCACCACCATCACGCTGGTGAACTGGTTTCCCGAAATGCCCACCGGCAGCCTGCGAGGCTTTGTGATTGGCACCGACGACATTGAAAAAGAAAAGACGCGGCTCGAATCCCTGGGCATTGCCGTAGAAGAAATCGAAAAAACACCGTGGGGGAGATTTGCCGGCGTGAAAGACCCGGATGGCAATCGCTGGAGCCTGCATCAATCGTGA
- a CDS encoding YdeI/OmpD-associated family protein, with protein sequence MKPLVNKKYVLERFNGKGGWTFARLPEIRKDKKNPFGWVKVRGTIDGYEIRKYHLMPMGNGDLFLPVKAEIRKQIGKKAGDKVHVILFPDNEPLEVPEEMLLCLRDEPAALKFFNALSESERKFYITWVYSAKREETKISRMAKTIDRLVRGLKLYEKEA encoded by the coding sequence ATGAAACCCCTTGTGAATAAAAAATACGTGCTCGAAAGATTCAACGGCAAAGGCGGATGGACCTTCGCGCGTCTTCCCGAAATACGGAAGGACAAGAAAAATCCTTTCGGCTGGGTAAAGGTGCGGGGAACGATAGATGGTTATGAAATACGCAAATACCACCTGATGCCGATGGGCAACGGTGATTTGTTCCTACCCGTAAAGGCCGAGATACGCAAGCAGATCGGCAAGAAAGCCGGCGACAAGGTTCACGTGATCTTGTTTCCGGACAACGAGCCGCTCGAAGTTCCGGAGGAGATGTTGCTTTGCCTGAGGGATGAGCCGGCAGCTTTGAAATTCTTTAACGCCCTCTCGGAAAGCGAACGCAAGTTCTATATCACCTGGGTGTATTCGGCCAAGCGCGAAGAGACCAAGATCAGCCGCATGGCGAAGACGATAGACCGCCTGGTACGCGGGCTAAAGCTTTATGAAAAGGAAGCGTAA
- a CDS encoding DMT family transporter, translating to MTEKTASNQKLFLLGMILSMTCWGFSWTSGKILSVYGSPLTISFYRFALTFVSLILILWISKISLRISKKGLPDMLLASVLISLYTFLFFKGLTVGKAGAGGILVTVLNPIISYCMMLIIARRKPTRQEFWGLALGISAGVILLKIFTDGSALFSAGNIYFLLASLAWAVLSLVTARASRYGSPATFSCWMYAVSTVMMFFFSGPATSVSLLSKADGVFWGNLFFSATITTSIATTFYFVATSKIGASKASSFIFLVPFSAALGSWIFLNEIPEVHSIVGGLLGIAAVYILNKKKNTATATDQPAVKFSTVEEKN from the coding sequence ATGACCGAAAAGACAGCCTCCAACCAAAAGCTATTCCTGCTGGGCATGATCCTGAGCATGACCTGCTGGGGTTTCAGTTGGACTTCGGGAAAGATCCTTTCCGTGTATGGTTCTCCCCTGACCATCTCCTTCTACCGGTTTGCCCTAACGTTCGTGTCGCTGATCCTCATCTTGTGGATCTCCAAAATATCGCTGCGCATCAGCAAGAAAGGGTTGCCCGACATGCTGCTGGCGTCGGTGCTCATTTCTTTATATACTTTCCTTTTCTTCAAAGGACTCACCGTAGGCAAAGCCGGTGCCGGGGGGATCCTGGTGACGGTGCTAAACCCGATCATTTCTTATTGCATGATGCTGATCATCGCCCGGCGCAAACCTACGCGCCAGGAATTCTGGGGACTTGCCCTGGGCATCTCGGCCGGTGTCATCCTGCTAAAGATCTTTACCGACGGTTCCGCGCTTTTTAGTGCAGGCAACATTTACTTCTTGCTCGCTTCGCTGGCATGGGCGGTGCTGAGTTTGGTGACCGCCCGGGCGTCGCGTTATGGATCGCCCGCCACTTTCAGTTGCTGGATGTATGCGGTAAGTACCGTGATGATGTTCTTCTTTTCCGGTCCTGCGACTTCAGTCTCACTTCTCAGCAAAGCCGACGGCGTCTTCTGGGGCAACCTGTTTTTCAGTGCTACCATCACCACGTCCATCGCCACAACGTTCTACTTTGTTGCCACTTCCAAAATTGGAGCAAGCAAAGCCAGCAGCTTTATCTTCCTCGTTCCTTTTTCCGCAGCCCTCGGCTCGTGGATTTTTCTGAACGAGATCCCGGAGGTCCACTCGATCGTTGGTGGTCTATTGGGCATCGCAGCGGTATATATCCTCAATAAAAAGAAGAACACGGCGACCGCGACGGATCAACCTGCCGTAAAGTTTTCTACGGTCGAAGAGAAGAATTAA
- a CDS encoding helix-turn-helix domain-containing protein has product MVWSYLFGITIAHGIFLLVLMVLKRPKKTLALWLIAGVILAAVITNADFFLITSGLYRTVPKFFGMSFGMLLLLGPLYFLYTKATTDPEFTWRWIYALHFIPYVLHLVLNIPLYVMDTPAKIAFVETLLSGHLAFRPAEVLVNAVQIVIATIYFSVAIVQISKAKVRLEAVPYVVPVGERIRWLNTLLVCFMAYVACIIILLAYLVVKGRFIPEANYLYTLACSAILYMLGFRLILNPELVNPDFLKKYQNAKQFSDEDQARHLAKLHDLIDNEKLFLDPALKLNDLAAKIGIPPHQLSKLVNERCGKSFVEFINEKRVQEFITRMDDDQYKNLSLLGIALDVGFNSKSSFNLIFKKVTGYTPSEFRENKHQP; this is encoded by the coding sequence ATGGTCTGGTCGTACCTATTTGGAATCACTATCGCTCATGGCATCTTTTTGCTGGTGCTGATGGTTTTGAAACGTCCAAAGAAAACGCTGGCCCTCTGGCTGATCGCCGGTGTCATCCTGGCTGCCGTCATCACCAATGCCGATTTTTTTCTGATTACATCGGGCTTATATAGAACCGTTCCAAAATTTTTTGGGATGTCATTTGGTATGCTGCTCCTGCTGGGGCCGCTGTATTTTTTATACACGAAAGCCACCACCGATCCTGAATTTACCTGGCGATGGATTTACGCACTTCACTTTATTCCATACGTTCTTCACCTGGTTCTGAACATCCCGCTGTACGTCATGGACACGCCGGCCAAGATCGCGTTTGTGGAAACCTTGCTGAGCGGGCACCTGGCGTTCCGGCCCGCAGAGGTGCTCGTCAATGCTGTGCAGATTGTGATCGCCACGATCTATTTCAGTGTCGCCATCGTCCAGATCAGCAAGGCGAAAGTCCGGTTAGAGGCTGTTCCGTATGTGGTGCCGGTTGGCGAACGGATCCGGTGGCTGAATACCCTGCTGGTTTGCTTTATGGCCTATGTGGCATGCATCATCATCTTGCTGGCTTACCTGGTCGTGAAAGGAAGATTTATACCCGAAGCCAACTACCTCTACACGTTGGCCTGCTCGGCCATTCTTTACATGCTGGGCTTCCGGCTGATCCTGAACCCGGAATTGGTGAACCCCGATTTTCTAAAGAAGTATCAAAACGCCAAACAATTTTCCGACGAAGACCAGGCACGCCACCTCGCGAAACTTCACGACCTGATCGACAACGAAAAACTATTTCTCGATCCGGCGCTGAAACTGAACGACCTGGCCGCCAAGATCGGTATCCCGCCACACCAGCTTTCCAAACTCGTCAATGAACGCTGCGGCAAATCGTTCGTGGAGTTTATCAATGAAAAACGCGTACAGGAATTTATTACCCGGATGGACGACGATCAATACAAGAATTTGTCTCTTCTCGGCATTGCCCTGGACGTAGGCTTCAACAGTAAATCGTCTTTCAACCTGATCTTTAAAAAGGTCACGGGATACACGCCCTCTGAATTCAGGGAAAATAAACACCAGCCATAG
- a CDS encoding GyrI-like domain-containing protein — protein sequence MSNITVQQISIVQPIKAVGKNFTGDYRQSFAYIKEVQTLLDALSVKWIPNKVLGIYYDHPAEKKAEDLQSFQGVFTENEQVIPTGALSTIELAGSFLYTIVSGDPTQTIGEGYAALFEYVGRHAIKLKSNAGIQIVTLENGMAQTEIYLEL from the coding sequence ATGAGCAACATTACCGTGCAGCAAATTTCTATTGTCCAACCCATAAAAGCCGTGGGAAAAAACTTTACGGGCGATTACCGCCAATCCTTTGCGTACATAAAAGAAGTGCAAACCCTCTTAGACGCCCTCTCGGTGAAATGGATACCGAACAAAGTACTGGGCATCTACTATGACCATCCCGCAGAAAAAAAGGCTGAAGACCTCCAAAGTTTCCAGGGTGTTTTTACAGAAAACGAACAAGTCATCCCTACCGGGGCCTTATCCACTATAGAACTGGCGGGTTCATTTTTATATACCATAGTTTCGGGCGACCCAACCCAGACCATCGGCGAGGGCTATGCGGCGTTGTTTGAGTATGTCGGGAGACATGCCATAAAGCTTAAATCGAACGCGGGCATTCAAATCGTCACGCTCGAGAACGGCATGGCTCAAACGGAGATCTATTTGGAGCTTTAA
- a CDS encoding sphingomyelin phosphodiesterase: MKPELVFVIFLLTSASAFCQSADTAPSTSRKIKILSWNIYMLPGIVKVKGREARAAAIGKILAQSDYDIIVFQEAFHQQARHQIHRYLDAVYPYQAGPANRKLLSCRTNSGLWIFSKYPITGSHAIIFKNRSGIDAFSRKGGLLAEITVDHQPIQIVGTHLQSSGRDWIRHSQCVEFYHKLLKEYGRPYVPQIICGDFNINKKNEDGYGQMLQILKASDGELSGSNFYSFDPLENDLKNNEGEPPHLIDYVLLRNNEQGAVTFLRREIKTIRQQWCPKHADLSDHFALEAELLVEDGNLVRK; encoded by the coding sequence ATGAAACCTGAACTTGTATTTGTCATCTTTCTCCTTACTTCCGCCAGCGCCTTTTGCCAGTCTGCGGATACCGCTCCATCGACCTCCAGAAAAATCAAGATCCTTTCGTGGAACATCTATATGCTTCCCGGCATCGTGAAGGTGAAGGGGCGCGAAGCCCGCGCGGCAGCGATCGGAAAGATCCTCGCCCAAAGTGACTACGATATTATTGTGTTCCAGGAAGCGTTTCACCAACAAGCACGTCATCAGATCCATCGCTACCTCGACGCCGTTTATCCCTACCAGGCGGGGCCGGCCAACCGGAAACTGCTCTCCTGCAGAACCAATAGCGGGCTGTGGATCTTTAGTAAGTATCCCATCACCGGTTCGCATGCCATCATTTTCAAGAACCGGTCGGGCATCGATGCCTTTTCGCGAAAGGGCGGGTTACTTGCCGAGATCACCGTTGACCACCAACCCATTCAAATCGTGGGCACGCATCTTCAAAGCTCTGGCCGCGATTGGATCCGGCATAGCCAGTGCGTGGAGTTCTATCATAAGCTGCTCAAAGAATATGGCCGCCCCTATGTTCCCCAGATCATTTGCGGGGACTTCAACATCAACAAGAAGAACGAGGATGGTTATGGCCAGATGCTGCAAATCCTGAAAGCCTCCGATGGGGAATTGTCGGGTAGCAACTTCTATTCGTTTGATCCGTTGGAAAATGATTTAAAGAACAACGAAGGTGAACCGCCACACCTGATTGACTATGTGCTGCTGCGCAACAACGAACAAGGCGCCGTCACCTTCCTGCGGCGGGAGATCAAAACCATCCGCCAACAGTGGTGCCCGAAACATGCCGACCTTTCCGATCACTTTGCCCTGGAAGCTGAACTTTTGGTAGAGGATGGGAACCTCGTGCGCAAATAA
- a CDS encoding IPT/TIG domain-containing protein: protein MKKMFSYRLPTLLLAGMLMFSTCQKDEDKPIIVKVSPDSGQAGDVIMVSGLLLGQATRVVFGTVESAVTAAENKAVSTQVPAGLPVGKVNLTVETPGGISNLVEFTILAAIPEITAIVPAKGSRGMRVTLTGRYFSEVKEVTFGDQKITVFEASSNTQLVIKIPGNSTLGEKVVMVTTASGVSKRATFTVVPPPSLTSFSPTAGQTGKHVSIYGASLNGITAVYFQDAAAVFEVKSTTLIDAIVPAAAATGKLKVVGDGGEALSDTDFVVEGAPVVASFAPASGTLTTEVTINGGNFLPDAKVLFGNIYAKTTFVNENQLKATVPAGATSGPIVVETAAGTGKSNDNFSVIPAPSIDRFTPVRGVAGKTTITIIGTNFKDVSSVKFNGAEAGQANITVNSLTSLDVKVPTLASTGTVRVTNPSGTGVSAAIFTVVDPSSALAFSPTSGPVGTLITLTGFDFDNTSKVKFNGVAVDPGGFTWESETSLQVRVPANSTTGRITVTTENITLSSPQEFTVIQPPDIDSFMPTSGPAGTPVTISGSHFDNATVEFNGMAITSGLRVTSNTISFNVPTAATSGAIKIKTVAGDASTGIFTVVPPPQIISFSPSMGVVGSTVTLSGSSFDQASSVQFNGTETGSLNFQVNSSSMISAKVPVGATTGSITVTTPAGSYTTASSFTVAPAVTSFSPATGPIGTPVRIRGANFDNATDVSFNGVPASYTVQSTTSIEAMVPPGARTGAITVTTAAGTGSSGYVFGVTPDVTSINPTPAVVGSTVTIDGSGLGDVTKVTFSNGVAAVFFVNSDTQIIATVPQGAVSGDVVVSNSAGSDNISFTLSLTPVLNSVTPPAARAGAHIMISGYNLDKVTQVAIEGTRAVIVKSSTTSLEVVVPSGLGVGRRTIIAYTPVEFSNSLTFTINH from the coding sequence ATGAAAAAAATGTTTAGCTACCGCCTCCCAACCCTGCTGCTGGCTGGCATGCTCATGTTTTCCACGTGTCAGAAAGATGAAGACAAACCCATCATCGTAAAGGTGTCGCCCGACAGCGGGCAGGCCGGTGACGTCATCATGGTCTCCGGTCTGCTCCTCGGCCAGGCGACGCGCGTTGTCTTCGGCACGGTGGAGAGTGCGGTGACCGCAGCCGAAAACAAAGCGGTGTCCACGCAAGTGCCGGCCGGGTTGCCGGTGGGGAAAGTCAATCTGACGGTCGAGACCCCTGGCGGCATTTCAAACCTGGTGGAATTCACGATCCTCGCAGCTATCCCCGAGATCACGGCGATCGTGCCGGCCAAAGGGTCGCGAGGCATGCGGGTGACGTTGACTGGCCGTTATTTCTCAGAGGTGAAAGAAGTTACTTTCGGCGACCAAAAGATCACGGTGTTTGAGGCTTCCTCCAATACACAATTGGTGATCAAAATTCCAGGCAACAGCACGCTTGGAGAAAAAGTGGTGATGGTAACCACGGCGAGCGGCGTGTCCAAAAGAGCAACGTTTACCGTCGTGCCTCCACCTTCCCTCACTTCCTTTTCTCCAACGGCGGGCCAAACCGGGAAACATGTATCCATTTATGGCGCAAGCCTGAACGGCATCACGGCAGTCTATTTCCAGGATGCGGCCGCTGTGTTTGAAGTGAAGAGCACCACCTTGATCGACGCCATTGTTCCCGCGGCAGCCGCTACCGGGAAGTTGAAAGTCGTTGGCGACGGAGGAGAGGCCCTCAGCGATACAGACTTTGTCGTAGAAGGCGCCCCCGTAGTCGCGTCCTTTGCCCCTGCCAGCGGAACGCTCACCACGGAAGTGACCATCAACGGCGGCAATTTTCTTCCGGATGCCAAGGTACTGTTCGGCAACATCTACGCCAAGACCACTTTCGTAAACGAAAACCAATTAAAAGCAACGGTACCGGCAGGCGCCACTTCCGGGCCTATCGTCGTGGAAACGGCGGCAGGTACGGGCAAGAGCAACGATAATTTTTCGGTCATCCCGGCGCCATCGATCGATCGTTTTACGCCAGTGAGGGGCGTGGCCGGTAAAACAACGATAACCATCATCGGGACCAATTTCAAAGACGTTTCATCGGTGAAGTTCAACGGCGCAGAGGCGGGTCAAGCCAATATTACTGTAAACTCTCTGACTTCCCTGGATGTGAAAGTTCCCACCCTGGCTTCCACGGGTACTGTGCGGGTGACCAACCCCTCGGGCACAGGCGTTTCGGCAGCGATCTTCACCGTCGTTGACCCATCATCCGCGCTTGCGTTTTCGCCCACAAGCGGCCCGGTCGGTACATTGATCACCCTTACCGGTTTTGATTTTGACAATACGTCCAAGGTTAAATTCAATGGGGTCGCTGTAGACCCGGGTGGATTCACATGGGAGTCGGAAACTTCTCTCCAGGTGCGGGTACCGGCGAATTCAACTACCGGAAGGATCACGGTGACCACTGAAAACATCACCTTGAGCAGTCCACAGGAGTTTACGGTCATCCAGCCGCCTGACATAGACAGTTTCATGCCGACGTCTGGTCCGGCAGGTACCCCAGTCACCATAAGCGGTTCCCATTTCGACAATGCCACAGTTGAGTTCAACGGTATGGCTATCACTTCAGGGCTCAGGGTAACGTCCAATACGATTTCGTTTAATGTCCCAACCGCTGCTACCTCCGGGGCGATCAAGATCAAGACCGTGGCAGGCGATGCATCCACCGGGATTTTCACGGTTGTTCCGCCGCCTCAAATCATTTCCTTCAGTCCGTCGATGGGCGTCGTCGGTTCGACGGTCACCCTCTCGGGTTCTTCTTTTGACCAGGCCTCGTCCGTGCAGTTCAATGGAACGGAAACCGGCAGTTTAAATTTTCAAGTGAACTCGTCCAGCATGATCTCGGCAAAGGTCCCGGTCGGTGCAACCACCGGCAGCATTACGGTGACCACGCCGGCGGGATCCTACACAACGGCTAGCAGCTTTACGGTGGCGCCGGCAGTGACTTCATTTTCTCCCGCCACCGGACCGATCGGTACACCGGTCCGCATCCGTGGTGCCAATTTTGACAATGCAACCGATGTCTCGTTCAACGGCGTCCCCGCCTCCTACACCGTGCAATCGACGACCTCCATTGAAGCCATGGTTCCGCCGGGTGCACGGACCGGGGCCATCACCGTAACCACCGCAGCAGGCACGGGTTCTTCCGGATACGTCTTTGGCGTTACACCCGATGTAACCTCCATCAATCCCACACCGGCTGTTGTGGGCAGTACGGTTACCATCGATGGCTCCGGCTTGGGGGATGTAACCAAAGTTACCTTCAGCAACGGTGTGGCCGCTGTTTTTTTCGTAAACAGCGACACGCAGATCATCGCTACAGTGCCTCAAGGGGCAGTTTCGGGTGATGTGGTTGTTTCCAATAGTGCGGGAAGCGACAACATTTCTTTTACGCTTTCCTTAACACCAGTCCTCAACTCCGTCACCCCTCCTGCTGCAAGGGCCGGTGCGCATATTATGATTAGCGGCTACAATTTGGACAAAGTAACCCAAGTAGCCATTGAGGGGACGAGGGCCGTAATCGTCAAAAGTTCCACCACGTCCCTGGAAGTCGTTGTCCCCTCAGGGCTAGGGGTCGGCCGAAGGACGATCATTGCGTATACCCCAGTTGAATTTTCCAATAGTTTGACATTTACCATCAACCATTGA